The genomic DNA CCTTGTAGCAGGTCTCGATGTCGGTGAGGTTGAGATTGGTGAAGACGTTCGACAGGAACGTGATGATCCCATTGGCCACGCGATGCCAATACAGGTGAACGCGGGCGACCTCTCCCTTGAAACGCGAACCGTACACCACGTCGGCCCGGCCATCGATGATTGGCTGCAGCAGCTTGCGATAGTCGTTGGGGTCGTATTCCAGATCGGCGTCTTGAATGATGACCACGTCGCCCGTGGCGGCGGCGAACCCGGTGCGCAGCGCCGCCCCCTTGCCTTGATTGCGTTCGTGCAAAATCGCCCGGATCCCTGCGCGCTGGGCCAAGCGCTGCACAATCTCGCGCGTGCCGTCGGTGCTGGCGTCGTCGACCAGGATGATTTCCTTGGGGATCGGCGCCGCCTCCACGCGGCGGACAATTTCTTCCAACGTGCGCGACTCGTTGTACGCGGGGATCACCACCGACAATAGAAAGTTCGCCGGCAATTCATAGACGCCAAGCTGCTTCAGCGCCCCGGCGCCAAGCACGCGGCCAAGCTGCGCCACCAGCGCTTCGTCGTCCGCCTCATTGGCGGCGCTGCGACCAGCCGGCGACAACTCGCGAGTAGGGTGGGCGGCATCCAAGTGGGCCGGCGGCTGGTCCATGACAAGTTCGCGAAGGTTCAGCTTGGGCCAGCCCGAGGCCAACGGCGGCGCTTCAGGCGTCCAGGCATATTCGTTTTTTAGCAGGCTCACGCAGGCGCTCCCAGGCGTCGGGCGAATCTTGTCCGACAATTCCGGCAAAGTCGTCAATAGAAACATAGCTTGCGAACCGAGACCCGCTGGGCGTCCATCTTTGCCGGCAACAGGTGTCGGGCGTGAATGGCTCGCTTGCCCAAAAGCGGCGTTGTCGCAAGACTTGGGTAGCGCGGCCCGCGCGCAAGTTTTTTCCGCAGGGGGACCTCGATGCCCAACTATTACGACATTCTTCAGTCGCTGCGCCAGGCGTTTCCGCAACCCGTCTCCGATCCGGTGCATGACGCCTATTTTGTCTATTCGATCTCGCGGGCCTTGGATCAGGTCGACGCTCTCAAGAGCCAGGCGCCAATCCTTGGCGAAACCACCGAATGCGATTGGGCCGCCGCGCGCGGCGCCCGCATTGCCCAGCAAGGCGAGTCGCTAGAGGCGGTCATTCCGCAGTTGGTCAGTTATTTGCAGGGGATGTTCATTTGGGGGCATCCGCGCTGCCAGGTGAACGTGACGCCGGTCCCTTCGATTGCCAGCATCATCGGCACGCTGCTCCCCGCCACTTACAACCCCAACCTGTGCAGCGAGGAGAGCGCGCGCCGCGTGGCCGAGGCCGAGGCGCGCGTCACCGCCATGACCGCCGCGCTAGTCGGCTACGATCCCGAGCGCGCCGGCGGCCTGTTCACCTTTGGCGGATCGGGCGCGATGCTCTACGGGCTACGTATCGCCCTGGAGAAGGCCATGCCCGGCACGCTGCTGCACGGCCTGCGCGAGCCACCGGTGGTGCTCGCTTCGGATCGCAGTCATTACTGCGCGCTGACTGCCGCCAGCTGGCTAGGCATTGGTGAGGAGAATCTGGGGCGCGTGGCGACGCACCTGGACAACTCCATTGATTTGGCCGCGCTGGAGCAGGCCGCGCGCGACGCGCTGCACGCCGGGCGCAAGCTGGCGGCGATCGTCGCCACGGTCGGCACCACCGACGCCTTTGGCCTCGACGATCTGGAGGCGATAGTCGCGCTGCGCGATCGGCTGGTCGACGAGTTCCGCCTCGACTATCGGCCGCATGTGCATGCCGACGCCGTGATCGGTTGGGCCTGGTCGGTGTTCAACGACTATGACTTTCGCGCCAATCCGTTGGGCTTTCGCGGGCGGACGGTGCGCGCCTTGGCGGCCGCGCAATACCGCGCGCGCCATTTGCATCTTGCCGATTCGATTGGCGTCGATTTTCATAAAACGGGTTACACGCCGTATGTCTCCACGCTGGTGCTGCTCAAAGATGGCACGGACCTCCAGCGCATCGCCCGCAGCCATGAGAAGATGCCGTATCTGTATCAGACCGGCGAGCATCACCCCGGCATGGTCACGCTCGAAACGACGCGCAGCGGGCTGGGGCCGATGGCGGCGCTAGGCAACCTGCTGCTGTTTGGTCGCGATGGGCTGCGCTGCCTCCTGGGGCATGCGGTCGAGATGGCCGAAACGCTGCGCGAACTGCTCGAGGCGCATCCCAATCTCAGCGTGCTCAATGGGCAAAACGTGGGGCCGGTGACGTTGTTTCGCGTGTATCCGCCTGACGTCGACACGTTCACGGCCAAGGATCGCGAGCGCGAGGATCCCAGCTATCGCGACGCGCTGGTCAAACACAACGCCTACAACCGGCGTATCTTCGAGCGCGTGTACAACGAGGCGCTCGCCGGGCGCGGCGTGGCCATCTCGCTGACCGAATGCTACCGCGAGAGCGACTACGGCGAGCCGATCACCGCGCTTAAATCGTATGTGCTGTCGCCGTTTGCCGAAGAGACGCAGATGCGTTCGATTGTCGATAGCGTGCTGGTCGCGCGCGACGAGGTGGAGCGAGCGGGTTAGCGGGTGCGGGGCCACCCATCACGCGATCAAGTCGTGAACCACGTCCCCCGCGGCGATGGTCAGCGCCTGCCCGCCGTCCACCATGGCGCCGACCAATAACAAACACATCGTCAGGCGCCGAAAGCGGCTTGCCGCCATGATTCGCCTCGCGTTGTTTGAGCAAGGGGACCCCCTGGTCGCTTCACGCCGCCACGGCGCGGCGGGTCTCCTCGCGGATGCGGTGGACGATTGCGCCCAAACCTCGGGTGCGCATCATACCGAGCGCCTCGACTAGTCCCAGGCGATTCAGCAAATCGGTCGGTACAGCGAGCACCGCCTGCGGCGGCTTGCCAGAAAGCGCGCTCACCAGAATACCTACAAATCCTTTGACGGTGGGCGCCTCGGGCGCGACATCGGCCTGGATTCGCACCAGGCCGTCGACCAGATCGACCCACAAAAACACCGGCGTCTGGCATTCATGAACGCGATGCATGCCAGCGGCCTTTTCGGCCTCCAGTTCGGGCGGCAGTTTCGGCAGGTTGTCGCAATACTCCAAGAGCAGCTCTAACCGTTCGCGCGGTTCCAGGTCGGCGAATTCGGTGACTAGCTCGTCGAGTTGCACAGGCTCGGCGCTGGTCATGTGGCGGCGCTCGCCGGCTCCTCGGCAGGCTTGGCCTCTGGCATCCCTTTCTCGACCGGCACGCCGACCAGGTTGCCCCACTCGGTCCACGAGCCGTCGTAGTTTTTCACGTTCTTGTAGCCGAGCAAATACTTGAGCACGAACCAGGTGTGGCTCGAGCGCTCGCCAATGCGGCAATAGGCGATGATCCGCCCGCGTCGCGACAGTCCGTTCTCTTTAGCGTACAGCTTTTCCAGCTCGCGCTTGGTCTTGAAGGTGCCGTCCTCGTTCGCGGCTTTCGACCACGGAATGCTCACCGCCCCCGGAATGTGGCCGCCGCGCAGCGCCCCTTCTTGCGGATAGTCGGCCATGTGCAGCATTTCGCCGGTGTATTCGCCCACCGAGCGAACATCAACCAGCGGCCGGTTGGCTTTGCAGTGCTTCAGCACTTCATCGCGGAAAGCCCGCACGCCGGGATCGGGCTCTTGAGCCGTGTAGTTGCCGCGCGGATAGGCGGGTTCAGTTCCGCGCGTCAACTCGCGACCGTCAAGTTCCCAGCGCTTGCGACCGCCGTTCATCACGCGGCAGTCGGCGTGGCCGTACATCTTGAAAGTCCAGAAGGCGTAGCAGGCCCACCAGTTGCTCTTGTCGCCGTAAAAAACCACGGTGGTGTCGTTCGAGATTCCCTTCGAGGCGCATAGCTCTTCAAAGGCGCTCTTATTGATGTAGTCGCGCACGATCTGGTCTTGCAGGTCCTTGACCCAATCGATGCGCACCGCCCCCGCGATGTGGCCTTGGTCGTAGAGCAGCAGGTCTTCGTCTGATTCAACGATGCGAACGTTCGGATCTCCCCGATGCTGTTCGACCCAATCGGTCGACACCAACACTTCTGGATGCGCGTATTCGGCTGCCATGGACTGTTTCCCCCCTACGGGTTTTGGTCGATCAGACGCGGCCCGCTGGCGGGCGAGCGACCGTTTTGAGGCTTCTAAAGGATTGCGGCCAGGCTCATTGGGCCGGCGACAGCGATTTTATGGCTTTTTCGCTGCATTGCCTACCGGGGAGGGGGGCGCCGCGGATTGGGACCGTGTAATCGGGGGTCGTCCAATGGTAAACATTAGCGTCGGCCGATCGGTCCGGCTTTAATTGCACAAGAGGCTCGCGGTCGGATGTTCCCAAGCTCGGCGGCAAACACCGTTTTCGGCAAGCATACATGACAAGCATTCTGGTCATCGAAGACCAACGCAAGTTGCTGCGCACCTTGGAACAAGGTTTGACCGAAGAGGGGTACGAACCGCTCTGCGCCGCCACCGGCGAAGAGGGGTTTCAGTTGGCCAACGAGCGCCCCATCGACGCGATCATCTTGGACCTGATGCTCCCCGGACGAGATGGCCTGCAAATCCTGCGCGATCTTCGTGGGCGCGGCTTCTCCAAGCCGATTCTGGTGCTTACCGCGCGCGACACCGTCGACGACCGTGTGCAAGGCCTGGATAGCGGCGCCGATGACTATTTGGTTAAACCGTTCGCCTTCGCCGAACTGGTCGCCCGCCTCCGCGCGCTGTTGCGCCGCGAAATCGGCGGACGCGAATTGACCCTCAAGGCGGATGGGCTCGAGCTCGATCTGGTCAGTCGACGCGTGACGCGCCAAGGCAAGGAGATCGATCTGCGCAAGCGCGAGTTCGAATTACTCGAATACTTGTTGCGAAACAAGAACGCCACCGTCACGCGCGACATGATTGCTCGCGAGGTGTGGAAAGAAACGACCGGCGTGCTGACCAACGTGATCGACGTGTACATCAATTTGCTGCGCAAGAAAATCGAACTGCCGAGTCAGCCGCCGCTCATTCACACAGTGCGCGGTATGGGCTACTCGCTGCGAGAACTGGCATGAAAGCGCTCGGCATCCGTGGGCGGCTGACGCTGTGGTATGGCGGCGCGTTGGCGGCCGCGCTCTTGTTGTTCAGTTTGCTGATGTACTACTTCATGGGGCATCAGCGCTGGATGGACGAGCAGTTGGTGGCCGAGCTGAAAGAATTGACCGCGTTGGTCGCCGGCGCCCCCACGCGCGAGGCGGTGATCGCCGGCTGTGAGGCCAAATTCCGCGGCCGCGAAGGCTTTCGCTATCAGGTGCGCGTGCGCAATGGCGTCACACTGTTTCGCAGCGATCGATTGCATCGCAGCGACTTGCCGGTCGATGTCGCCCAGGGGGGCGGGCTTCAGATCGAGGACCATCATATTGCCGCTGTCGGCCATTATCGCGTGGCCACCATTCCCGTCGGCAATGCGGGCGGCAATTACGTGGTGCAGGCCGCCATGTCTCTATTCTTTTATGACTTGCGGATGTGGCAAATGCGCATCGCCCTGGCTCTGGCCGCGCCCGCGTCGCTGGCCATTGCCCTTGTGGGCGGCTACTTGCTCGCTCGCAAGGCGCTGGCGCCAGTCGACGAGATGGCCGCCGCCGCCTCGCGCATCACGGCGCACGACCTGAATCGCCGTATCGAGGTGCCGGGCTCGGCGGATGAGTTGACTCGCCTGGGTGAAACACTGAACCACATGATCGCTCGTCTCGGACGCTCGTTCGATGAGGTGCGCCGCTTCACCGCCGACGCCGCCCACGAACTGCGCACCCCGCTGGCGATCATGCGCAGCGAGGCCGAAATCGCGCTGCGCACTCCGCGCGACCCCGACGAGTACCGCCGCGTGCTGGAAAGCATCCTCGAAGAGACGTCGCATCTCACCCAACTGGCCGAACGGTTGTTGTACTTGTGCCGCGAAGACTCCGGCATCAGCAGCGCGCCGCTCGAGTCCGTCGCGCTCGACGAGTTGCTCGACGACTTGTGCGAACAAATGCAACTGGCGGCCAACGAGCGCAACATCGTGATTCACTCCGCCATCGATCGCGACTGCGTGGTTCGCGGCGACGTGCCGCGCTTGCGCCGGCTGTTTCGCAACTTGCTCGACAACGCCACCAAATACACCGCTCCCGGCGGTTCGGTGCGACTGACCACGCGCGTGCTCGAACGGCAAGTCGAGATCGCAGTTCAAGACAACGGCTGCGGCATTCCACCCGAAAGCCTGCCCTTCATCTTCGATCGCTTTTATCGTGTCGACGCGTCGCGCAATCCGGAAGTCAAGGGAACCGGGCTGGGGCTGGCCATTTGCCGCTCGGTCGTCGAGGCGCACGGCGGCACGATCGACGTCGAAAGTCGCTATGGCGTCGGCACAACCTTTCGTGTGCGGCTACAGCGAATCGACACGAAGAAGCCAGTCCAGTCCAGTCCGCCGCGCGAGGCCGCCGGCTCACGCTAAATTCTTGTGTCACGGAGGACAAACATGACCGCGCAGCGATCGCCCGGCATGCGGCGCAACATCGAACTCAAGGCACGCTTGCGCGATCCCGCGGAAGCGCGCGGCGTGGCCGAACGCCTCGCCACGGCCAATGCGGGGCCGCAACAGCAGATCGACACTTACTTTCATTGCCGCCACGGTCGGCTGAAACTCCGCCAGATTGATGGTCTCTCCGCGATGCTGATCGCCTATCACCGCCCAGACCAGAGCGAGTCGAAAGGGAGCGACTATCTGCTGACGCCGGTGGCCAATCCCGAAACGCTCAAGCAGACGTTGGCCAGCGCGCTGGGACTGTGGGTAGTGGTCGAAAAGCGCCGCGAAGTCTACTGGTGGAACAACGTGCGCATTCACTTGGATGAAGTGGTCGGCCTGGGGGCGTTCTTGGAGTTCGAGGCGGTGCTCGACGCCGACCACGACGACCGCTCTGGCCACATGCAACTTGCCCGGCTGAGCGGCGAGTTTGGCATTCAGCCCGCCGATCTGGTTGAGGGGTCGTACAGCAACCTGTTGATCGCGATTGCCAGGTAGCGCACATACCTTGCCGGCTGCCCCTTCTGATCGACCGCCGCCATGTCGTAGAATCAACGGTTTGGCGGCATTGGGTTGCTCAGTTCGCGCGGAGCCAGCATGTATCCGGGCATCGATGGTTTTCTCGGCACGCGCGCGTCGCTGATGCTCGACATCGTCGTGGTGGCAATGGTCTTCATCTTGGCGCTGATGGCGCTGAGTATCTGGCTGTCGCGTGGCCGGCGGAGCTTTCAACGGCACAAGTGGCTACAGTTGGGGCTGGCGACCGTGTTGGCGATCACGGTGACGTTGTTTGAAGTCGATATGCGGATCAACGGCTGGCGCGAGCGCGCGCAGGCCAGCCCCTACTTTGGGACCAACGAGGCGCACGGCGCGGTCTTCACCGCGCTCTATGTGCATTTGGTGTTTGCGGTCAGCGTGCCGCTCGTCTGGGCCGGCGTGATTGCCGCCGCGCTGTGGCGATTCCCCCGTCCCCCCGCGCCGGCCGCGCACAGTCGCACGCACCGGCTTTGGGGGTGGATCGCCGCCATCGACATGGCGCTGACCGCCGTGACGGGCTGGATTTTCTACTGGCTGGCGTTTGTCGCCAGCTAGCGCATGCGTCAGGTGACCGGCGCCGCCACGCGCTGCTGAGCGCAGTGGTTTTGCATCAGCACCACGCGGTTCACAGCGTCCAAAAACGCGCGGGCGCTAGATTCCAGACTGTCGGTCGAAACGCCGCGGCCGCGATAAAGCTGGCCCTCGTGTTCCACCTCCACGGTCACTTCCGCCTGCGCGTCTTTGCCTACCGACACGCTATGCACCTGAAAATCGCGACAGCGCAGCGTGACGCCGGTGATTTCCTCGACCGCCAGGAAGATGCAATCCACCGGGCCGTCTCCCTGCGACACCTCGCGAGTCACCACTTCGCTGCCGTTGTGCAGCGACAACCGCACGCAAGGCGCTTGAGCGCCGCCCGAGCGAATCTCATACGCCTCAAAGCTCCACCGCTCGCCCACCTCGCGAATTTGCTGCTCGATGAGCGCGGCGAGGTCGCTGTCGTAGAGCTCTTTCTTTTTGTCGGCCAACACCTTGAACTGGTCGAACACGATTTGCAGTTGCTCGGTGTCCAAGTGATAGCCCATCGCCTTGGCCCGATCGGCCAGCGCCGCGCGGCCACTGTGTTTGCCGAGCACCAGATCGGTCTTGGCGAAACCAACATCCTCGGGCCGCATGATCTCGTAAGTGGTGCGTTCCTTGAGAAAGCCGTCCTGGTGGATGCCCGCCTCGTGGGCAAAGGCGTTGCGCCCGACAATTGCCTTGTTGCGCTGCACCTGCAAGCCGGTGATGTGCGACACCAGTCGGCTAGTTGGCACCAACCGTTCGGTGACAATGCCCGTGCCGCAGCGGTAGTAATCGTGCCGCGTCTTGAGCGCCATCGCCACTTCTTCCAACGAGCAGTTGCCGGCCCGCTCGCCGATGCCGTTGATGGTGCACTCGATCTGTCCGGCGCCCACTTCCACCGCGGCCAGACTGTTGGCCACCGCCAGCCCCAGGTCGTTGTGGCAGTGTACGCTAACCACCGCGCGGTCGATGTTTGGCACACGGTTGATCAAAGAGCCGATCACATGCGCGTAGTGCGCCGGCGTGGCGTAGCCCACCGTATCGGGGATGTTCACCGTGGTGGCGCCGGCGGCGATGGCCGCCTCCACCACCTGGCACAAAAAGTCGATCTCGGTGCGCGCCGCGTCTTCGGGAGAAAACTCGACATCCGCGCAATAGGCGGCCGCGCGACGCACGCCCGCCTTCGCCCGTTCGATGATTTCTTCCTTGGTCATCTTGAGCTTGAACTCGCGATGGATGGCGCTGGTCGCCAAAAAGACATGAATCCGGGCCTGCTCCGCGCCGACCAGCGCCTCCCAGGCGCGGTCGATGTCGGCGTCGTTGCAACGGGCCAGGCCGCAAATGACGGCGCCGCGGACCGAATTGGCGATCTCGCGCACAGCTTCAAAGTCGCCGGGGGAAGCGATCGGGAAACCTGCCTCGATGATGTCGACCTTCAAGTCGACCAGCGCCTGGGCGATCTCCAGTTTTTCGGCGCGGTTCATACTGGCGCCGGGCGATTGCTCGCCGTCGCGCAGCGTGGTGTCGAATATGCGAATGTGTCGAGTGGCTGAAGCGGACATAACGAATAGCTCTTTCTGGCAAGCGTTGAACGAACAGTAGCGAATAGCGCGTTAGGCAGGCCGACGCGGGGTCGGCCTCGGTAGCACCAGTCGCGCCCTCGGTTCGCGCTGCCAGCGATGCGTAGGCGATATCATGGAAAAGTCGCGTTGCAAGTTGATGTGACAATCCATCGGTAACAAAAAAACCCCGAGACCGGTCAGGCCTCGGGGTTCTTGATTATCTACACAATACGTGTGCGGATCCCCTACGGCCTCCCCGCCGGGAGTAGCGGCAGCAAGCTCGCAAGTAGCAGGGCGGAGGTCAGGATCATCACACAATGCTCGTTTCGTGCGAAAACGGTCAATCGTTTCAACACTCTAGCCACTTACAGACAGCGGGTCAAGAAATCTGGTTCGCCCTCGGCGAGCCACTATTCCTTGCCAGCCAACGGCTCTTTCTTTTCGGTAATCACCGGGCATTGCGTCGCCATCTCGGCGTTCAGCGCGGTGAAGTCGGTCCATTCCTCGGGCAGATTGTCGACGTGGAAAATCGCCTCCACGGGGCACTCCGGCACACAAGCCTCGCAATCGATGCATTCATCCGGATGGATATAAAGCATCTTCTCACCCTCGTAGAAGCACTCCACGGGGCAGACCACCACGCAATCGGTGTACTTGCAGGCAAAGCATGGCTCGGCAACGACGTGAGTCATCGAAACAAATCTCCTTGAACTCGACGAGCGGCGGACGGCGTTCTGTGCCGAACGGTCGACTCGTGCGAACATGCGCTTGCGAGGCCCACGAGCCAGCGTGTTCGAGGGCCACTAACCACACGACCAACTTGCCCCGAAAACTCCTCCTGTCAAAACCGCTCCGCCGCCAAAACCTCTCTGCCCTGAGGTCGCCAAGTGCTTACTGGCGAAGCACTTGACAAAATCCATGCAGCGGACCACCGAATCTTAAAGCGACGCGCCAAGAGTGTCAACCGGGGCAATCTGCCGCCGGCGGGCAAGCAGATACAGGAGGTTATCGGCCGTGCTTGCCGCGTTTGTGAATCGCTCTTAGAATCGAACTTAGCAATGGTTGTGGTCGGGATTTGCCGTGCCACAACACCTATCTCATAGGCCAGGGGGCGACCGGTCGTTCGACCGACTCGCTTTCCGACCGGGTGGTCTTGCGTGGCGCTTTCCGAAATCGATCGCCATCTGCTGGAACGCTGTCTGGCTCGCAAGCCACGGGCCTGGGAAGATTTTGTCGATCGCTTCATGGGGTTGGTGGTTCACGTTGTAAATCATTCGGCCCAGTCGCGTTCCATGCGGCTCACCCCCGACGAGCGCGAGGATCTGTGCGCCGAGGCCTTTCTAGCCTTCGTGCGCGACGACTTCGCGGTGCTGCGGCGCTTTCGTGGCCAGAGCAGTCTGGCGACGTACCTCACCGTGATCGCGCGGCGTGTGGCCGTCAAACGCCTGATCGAACAAAAGTCGCCAGCCCGGCTGGGCGACATTGCCGCCGAGGTCGGCGCCGCGCCGTTGGCGGCCGCCGCGCACAACGGGCGCCAGTCGTCCGATGCCGCCGCGCTCGACAACCGCGAAGAAGTCGCGCGCCTGCTGGAACTGCTCAGCCCCGCCGAGCAAGAAGTGGTGCGCATGCACCATCTCGAAGGCAAGAGTTATAGCCAGATCAGCCGCGAGTTGGGCATGCCCGAAAACAGCATCGGCCCGCTCCTCAGCCGAGCGCGCGACAAGATGCGCGCCGCCGAGAACGCGCGCTAAGCGCGTGACGATTGCTGAGTAGCTTTGCGCGTTTGCTTCACGCGGATGTGCTGTTGACGCGGCGGTGGCGACGAAATCCGAGCACTCCCAACATCGAAGCGCCGAGCATTCCCTGGCTCCAAGTGGCCGGCTCCGGAATCACGGAGGTATGCGTGAACGTCCCGCTTACAACCATGAAATCACCTGCGTAGAAGTGAATCGCCACAAATGGAGCGTCATCGGGACCAGGGAATACTCCCGTCGCAAAAAAATCGGTCATCCCACCGGGCACGGTATTCACATAGTCCGGGCTGACGGTCCAAGGACCAGTCGCAGTCGGACCCCATTCAAAATTGATGACCACCGTGTGGCTTTCTTCCAGTGGATACATCGGCGCGAACCCGCCACTGAAGCTGAAATCGATGCCTGTGGCTTCAGGCAGACTGGTATGCGCAAATACGAACTGGTTGTCCATGCCGATCGTGGCTCCTGACAGTGTTTCGGTCTGACCATAAACCCGGTCTGTCCACAACCCAACCAGAAAGGCGACCACCAAAAGCGCCGATCGGAGAGTGACTGACTTGTTTCGCGACAAAGTCGCCAACACTTCTTGGGTAGGGGCTGGAGCATGCATGGCGAACCCTCGATTCACGGAAGCAAAGTGGTAAGCCTCTCAGTTCGCGGTTCCGGCAAGCATCGGTCAGTCTGATTTCAGCTTCGATTGTGCGTCAAGCAAATCTGAGTTGAAAAAGTCGCGTGTGCATTACCGCGCGCCTGTGCTCACTTGAGGCGCCTGCTTCCGCCGGCACCCGCGAAGCGCCTCGATCGGAGGTGATCCCAAAGTGTTGGACGGAAATTGGCGTTGGTCACGTTAGGCTATTGGCCTGTCCTTGATTGTTTTTTCCTCGTTCCTGTGCGCGACTGCTTTGGCCTTCAAGCAAAAGGTCAGCACGAAAATGGCAAGACCGGTAACGCAATTGCCAGCCAAGGTAAAACCAGTAGTTCGCGATGATGCCGCAACTCCACGCCGGCCAACGCGGCGATCGGATCGGCCGCCAGACAACTAACAATCGTTGCAGTGATAGAAAGCATCAATCGCCGGAGCAGAGACGTGCGTAGTGCCCACAGGTCTGCGCAAAAGATCTCCGACAATGCGAATGCAAAGGCGGCAACACCGCCCGCCGTCCAACTGGCCGCTTCCCAAGAGATGGACGAATCCATTCGCGAAAACGCAAACACGCTCGCAAAGTAGACGCAGTATCCCACGGCGCCAAGCACAGCGGCGCGAGCCAGTCGGCTGGCGCCTTGCAGCACGGTAGATGGCTGTTGAAAGTTCAACGGGCGCGGTGATTCGTACGGATTGAGTTGAATCATGGTCGCGGCCCGAGTGGCATTTCCGTGAACCCCGCCCTCGCGTTTGGTAGCTTGCTGCAAGGAAACGACCAATTCAAGACCGATGCAAGGCGCCTCCCCCATGACCGTGATTGCCAAGGTGCATGCCCGCGAAGTGCTCGATAGCCGCGGTCGGCCGACCGTCGAGGTCGAGATGTTGGACGACGCCGGACACTGCGCGTCGGCGATGGTCCCCTCTGGCGCGAGCACGGGACGCTTTGAGGCGCTGGAACTGCGCGACGGAGACCTTGCGCGCTACGACGGCGCCGGCGTCTTGCGCGCCGTCGACAACGTGAACCGCGTGATCGGGCCGGCGCTTATGGGGCTCGATCCGGCCGATCAGTTCTCGATCGACGATCGCCTGCTGGCGCTCGACCCCACCGATCGCAAGACGCAACTTGGCGGCAACGCGCTGTTGGGCGCGTCGCTGGCGGCACTGCGCCTGGGCGCCGCGGCGCGCCACGTGTGGCTCTACGAACATATCTTTGCAACGTACGAGCCGACTACCGCCGCTGGCAGCGAACGTGCCGCCGCGCAAACCATCGATCGACCACGCATGCCGCTGCCGATGATCAACATGATCTCGGGCGGATTGCACGCTGGCGGCAACCTCGACTTTCAAGACGTGCTGGTGCAGCCGGTCGGCGCGCCCGATTTGGCGACCGGACTGGAATGGACCGTCCGCATCTATCGCCGCCTGGGCAAACTGCTCGCCGAGGCGGGCTATGAGGGGACGCTGGTCGGCGACGAGGGGGGCTTTGGCCCCCGGCTCAAGAGCAACCGCGAGGCGATCGAGTTCGTCGTCCGCGCCATCGCGGCGGCCGGACTGCGCCCCGGCCTCGATGTCACGCTGGCGCTCGATGTCGCCGCCACAC from Pirellulales bacterium includes the following:
- a CDS encoding sigma-70 family RNA polymerase sigma factor; translation: MALSEIDRHLLERCLARKPRAWEDFVDRFMGLVVHVVNHSAQSRSMRLTPDEREDLCAEAFLAFVRDDFAVLRRFRGQSSLATYLTVIARRVAVKRLIEQKSPARLGDIAAEVGAAPLAAAAHNGRQSSDAAALDNREEVARLLELLSPAEQEVVRMHHLEGKSYSQISRELGMPENSIGPLLSRARDKMRAAENAR
- the eno gene encoding phosphopyruvate hydratase, with protein sequence MTVIAKVHAREVLDSRGRPTVEVEMLDDAGHCASAMVPSGASTGRFEALELRDGDLARYDGAGVLRAVDNVNRVIGPALMGLDPADQFSIDDRLLALDPTDRKTQLGGNALLGASLAALRLGAAARHVWLYEHIFATYEPTTAAGSERAAAQTIDRPRMPLPMINMISGGLHAGGNLDFQDVLVQPVGAPDLATGLEWTVRIYRRLGKLLAEAGYEGTLVGDEGGFGPRLKSNREAIEFVVRAIAAAGLRPGLDVTLALDVAATHFYSDGMYRLRATSGGALTSDELVDEIERLISEYPITSVEDALAEEDWSGWQMLTARLGNKVQLVGDDLFTTNPARIRWGIETGAANAVLVKVNQIGTVSESLRALRLAHSAGYRRIVSARSGETEDSTLADLAVGVGAEQIKIGSIARSERLAKYNRLLKIAERLEGVKTA